GAGCCAATCCCAACCTGGTGCTTGCAGGCGAGGTCGGAGCCTTTGAGATTGCGGCAAAGACCATTATGCGAAACACGGGTAGCCTGCAATACTATTATGGATATTTGGGCACGGGCGAATACACTCTAACGCCTGCCTATAAGCTCGCCTTTGGCATTGATTTGCGCGGCTATGAGGGACAGCACTGGCGCGAAGTGCGAAATTTGATAGGGGCGGATTATTACGTTTTTACAGGAGACAGCAATGCCGCGACTTCTGTTAAACGCCTTGGAGACAGAATCGCATATCACACCGATGGTCTGACGCGCTGGGGAGGCGGGTTTGTTCAACTTGAAAGGCAGGTGAACGACTTTACGGCATTTTTGAGCACATCGGCATCCATAACAGCTTATAAACGCATCGACTATTTCCGCGCCAGGGTCAATGGAGAATGGGATCAGACAGATTGGAAAAGCTTTGGAGGCTATACGCTCAAGGCGGGAGGCAATTACAATATGACCCCTACGGTCAATGTGTATGCCAATATAGGCTGGCTTTCAACAGCCCCCAAATTTGGATCGGTTTATCACTACGACAACAGCCTCTACGATCCCACCTTCAATGAAAAAGTGGCGTCTTTTGAGTTAGGCGCAGGCTATCTCAAACGCGGGGTAATAACCGGAAACGTAAACTTCTATTACACCAGATGGATCGACCGCTCGTGGCCCAAGAGCGTTTACAGTGCAAAACTCGACCAGAACTTTCGGTTTTTGCTCAGCGGCATTGACGCTCGGCACACGGGTATAGAGTTCGACGTCAAGGTGCGCCCCCATCCCAGGTTGGAGGTGCGCAGCATGGTCTCACTCGGCAACTGGGAATGGCTCAACGATGCGCGCGCCACATTTTTTCCCGAAGAAGATCCATTGGTTGCAGACACGTTTCAAGTCTATGCCAATGGATTGAAGGTAGGCGACTCGGCGCAAAAAACCCTTGCGCTGAGCAGCACAATATTTCCCATGCGCGGGCTTTACACCACGCTGAGCTTGAGGCGCTTTATGGATCACTACGCCAAATTCGATCCCGCCAACCGAACAGATCCCAATGACCGCCAGCAATCGTGGCAGGTGCCAAATTATAATTTGGCTGATCTCCACGCGGGTTACATCCTGCCCGGCAATACATTTGGCAATGGCAAAGTAAAACTGCAATTGCACATCTTCAATTTGTTCGACGCGCGCTATATTTCCGATGCAGACGATGGCGACAACCACGACGCCTCAACCGCGCTCGTCTTCCTCGGTCTGCCCCGCCGCTGGAATATTTCGTTATCCTACGATTATTAATGAGCCAGATGCTCATCAAGGGCGGCGCTTAGCCGCTGAAAGACCTGAGAAAATTCAGCGGCGACATCGTCCCTCTCATTGCGCTGTAGATCGAACAGCAACTGGGGACGCTCGCGCTGAAGGCGCTCCGTCTCGTCGGACGGCACATGCATCGGTTCGAAAACATCGCCCCCAATGCGCTTTGCCGGATCATAGCCGCGAACCAGCTTGAAACGCCCGTCGAAGACCATGCGCCAGGCACTCAGACCGGAAAATACCAGATCTCGATGCCTGCGCGCTCGGGCACCGAGATAATTGACAAGAGAACGGCTATCGAGATCGTCACCGGGTGTCAGGCCAGCCCAATCGAGGAAACTGGCGGTCAGGTCCAGCGTCGTCATCGGAGCGTCGTCGCGTCCGAAAGCCCCCACGCCCGGACCAGCGATCACCAGCGGAACCCCCACCGAGGCCTGTAGGGGCGACAACTTCTGCCACTGGTCGTAATCGCCGAGCATCTCGCCGTGGTCGCTGGTGAATATAATGACAGTATCATCGAGATCGCCGCGCGCGCGCACTCGCGCGACGAGGCGCCCGAGGCAGGAATCGAGATGTTCGACAGTGGCCGCCCAGTTGCGACGCACCTCCTGGTGCGTCTCGGGCGCGATATCCTCGGTGTTGAACAGGGGAAGAGGAAACTCCACGGGCGGCTCGCGGTACCATCGATGCATTGACTCGGTGATATCCCACGGATGATGGGGATTCTGCAGATTAACCTCCAAATACCACGGCCTGTCGTCAGGCGCCCGATCCAGAAGGGTGAGCGCATTATTGGTAATCCAGGTATCGAAATACGCATCGTCGGGAAGTGTCGTCGGGAAAGTAGCTGTCCACACACCCTCCCGGCTTCGGCGCGCGTAATCGGCAATGTGCTCCTCTGCCAGGCCGCGCGCGTGCAAAAACGCCATGTACGCATCCTGAGGCACCATCTCGTTGTTGCGCATCAAAATAGTCGCCTGATTCAGCCCAGCATTGAAAATAGCATCGGAAAATCCCCATGCCTCCATGCCCTGGCGTCCATCGACACCGCAGTGGAACCTGGGCGGACTCCCCGATTGGTTATTGCCCACATGGTGTTTGCCAGCACCCATAACATAGTATCCGGCCTCGTCGCGCAGGCACAGATGGTACTTGAACATATTATCGGGCGCATAAGTATTGTTGCCCCAAACGCGCGTGCGGTCATATTCCTGCCCGGCCACCAGGCAGGCGCGCGACGGGGCGCAAACAGGCGACGGACAAATTGCGTTGGCGAGCCATACACCGCGCTCGGCGAGTTGCCGCAGATGCGGCGTACGCACCGGAATATCGGGGTTCATCTCGACCCACTCAGGCCGCTGCTGATCCGTTTGGACAAAAAGTATGTTGGGACGTTTGTCCGGCATGCGCGTTCACCATTTCTTTTTAAAATAATGCTTCTCTACCAAACGTTTCAATATGGAACCGAATAGCAGATTTTACATCTGCCAATGCCTCTTCATAAGTATCTCCCTGCCCAACGACGACCCCCTTCAATCCAAGCGGATATCCCACATAACCATCGGCATATCTCTCAACGATAATTCTAAAATTTCTCTTCATGTTTTATCTCCTATCCCCCTCCAACACCTCACGCAAACGCCTTGCAACAATCACATCCTCACCCTGCTCCATCATATACGGCATCACTTCCACCCCATTTTCATGCGTAAACATCTCAATGCGCGGATCGCCATCTGACAACTGCTGCTGGACCTCCTCTGGCGCAATCGGCAAAACTGTGCGATCCCAGTGAACCTCCAGAATAGGCGCCACATTAGACCGCCCGGGGTCTCGCACCCGCCTCGTCACCGACGGCAACTCCGCAACCGCACTGCCAATCACCTGTAACCATTTCTCCCACTCTGTCCACTCGGCATCGTGATCGCGCAGCACCCACTTCTCCACCGCAGCCAGCAGCCCCATCACCTCCTCCTTGCCCGCCTTCATCGCCCGCCCCAGCGAATGATGCGGCGCGCCATTGGCAAACGCCGCCTGCAAAATATCCTTTCGCCCCAACACTAACCCCGACGACTGGGGGCCTCGCAAACACTTGCCCCCGCTATAAGCCACAACATCTGCACCCGCTTGCAAATACGTATTGGGCACATCTGGTCGCTCTGCCGCGGCATCCACAAATACCGGCACACCCTTGCGATGACAAATCGCCACCACATCTTCAAGTGGAATATCGCTATGATCCGTTTGATCTCCAAAAAACGCAAACATCGCCGTGCGATCATCAATCGCTAAAGAAAGCGCATCGTGATCTTCCACCTCCACCATCTCCACCCCCGCCGCCCGAATCGCATGCGTATAAATATGCAAATGCCCCGGCTGGTACAACACCCGATTCTTCATCCCCGTCGTATCGGGCAATTGTTTGATCTTATCCGGATCATCACCCGCCACACACGCCGACGTCACCTGCGTCAGCGCCGCCGCGCATCCATTTGTCACCAGCCCCCACTCGCACTGCATCAACTCGGCAATACGCGCCCCCACCGCATCCATCAACTCATCCAAATGCACATACGCCTTTGCCGCCTCCATCATCGCCTCGCACACCTCGGGCAACATCAGCGAACCGCTGATAATCGTATATGTTCCGCGACAGTTAATCAACGGCCGCACACCAATTGAACGATAAGTAGGAACAGTCATAGTCGCCCTCCACATCAGGCAAAATAGCGCGTGTACAAAATATAAATAGCCAGACCAATCATCAGTAAAAAACAGAACCACAACAGCAGATCGGTCTTCAAAGACGGTTTCAGGCGTTGATCGAGATGTCTATAGCGCAAATACAGCGTTCCCCCGGCAATCAGAGGAAACTTAATCGCCCCAAACAAATGTCCTATAGTCAGCATCCAAACCGGGTTTTGAAAAAAGAAATACGCCAGAGAAGTCACCAGAGGGGACACCACCGCCCAAATGCGCAAAATGCGAACCCGCGTCTTGTAATCATTGCGCTCGATCAAACCCATAACAGACATGCCATCGGCAAAAATGCGCACACCACCACCCAGACCGGATATCGCCGTCGAATAAAGCACAAAAAAAGCACCCACCATAAACAACCAGAACGCCCATTCGCCAAGGGTCTGCGTGTACATATTGGAAAGCACCGGAATCGTCTCCAATCCATCGGGTTGTTTATTGAGTCGATACAACACCCCTGCGCCCAGCATATAAAACGGAATCGTCGCACAGGTCAGCAACCCCAGCGTCAAAAGCACATCGGTCTGCATCACCCGAATCCATCCCCTCGCGCGCTGAACCCAGGCATTGGACTGATCTGCCGGTCCCGAAAAACGCGCATAGCCCTTTTCCACACACCAGTACGTATAGGCCATCTGTTCTCCTGATCCCACCCCGGTCCCGCCATACATCGCCAGCGCTGCCAACAGCGCAAAAGCCGGAAAACCAAACGTCAGCCCACCGCGCACCTCTTCCCAGGTAATCGCATATTCGGTCAACTGCAACAAAACAGCACAGGCGATCGTGATAAACGTAAACATAACCACCAGAACCGTCATCAGCCTTTCGAGAAACCGATACGTCCCGGTCAGAATAATCACAGATGCCGTACCAGCCAGAATAACCGTCCACCACTCCGAACCGAGAGAAGGCAGCGCCATGTGAATCGCCTGACCAGCCCCACCGTAAATACCACCGCTGATCAACTGCCCGGGAATAATCCAGAGCAACCAAAAATAGATGTACCACGACACTTTCCGCCCGTTAAACGCGGGCAACTTTCCGGGCAATCGATTAAAAGCGTGTAAAAAAGGTTCGCCAGAAGCAACCGAAAAACGCGCCAGTTCCGCCTGAACAATATTCTTGCTCCAGCAACTCACCAGCACAAACCAGAGCATTGAAAATCCAACAATAGAACCCAAATTCGTCGTCAAAATAATCTCGCCAGAACCCACCACAGACCCCACGAGAATCAGCCCTGGACCGAGAAACTTCAGCGTACTGCGAAGCCCTTGAGGAGGTTCCTGAACCGCCCGTGGATCCAGCGCGTAGAGATCTGGATTTTCATCTTCTCCCGATGGTTGTACAGTTTTGGATTCTTCCGGCATATACCCTCCCTTTGAATTGGCTTATCCTGCAAAAACAAAAAGCCACCCGGTATGCACAGCGCATTTTCAGGCAGTCCCATGCCATTGGCGCTACTGACATCGTGCTGTGCGTGCGACTTGCGGGTGGTTATTTACGTATCGATTTTGAGTATTTAACGGCGGCGACGCGACCTGCTGCGTCCACCGCGACCGGGACGCCTGCTCCCGCCTCCTTGCGTACTCGGAGGGGGTGGCCCGCCCGTTCCAGAATCGCGGAATGTAATGCGCCCCCGGTTCAGATCATAAGGAGAGGTCTCAATCGTGACGGTATCGCCCACGACAATGCGAATATTAAAACGGCGCATTTTGCCCGACGTATAACCGAGAATCTGATGCCCTCCCTCAATCTCAACCTTGTATTGCCCATCGGGCAAAATATCGACAATCGTTCCTTCCAGTACAACTTTTTCTTCTTTTGCCATAAAACCTCCAACTATGGGATGGATAAACTCGTACCTTACACAATTTGGGATGCATTAAGTTAAAAATGAAGCCCTAACTTCAATAAGATATGAGAGAAAATTTATGTCCACAAGTATTTTTGACACGCGACCAATCTCTAAATTTTTCACACCCTCACACAACTCAAAAAAGGCGATAGCTCAGAGCAAAATGAAGACTTTGTCTGAATGGCGAACCTTCTTCTTTGGAAATTTGCTCAATAGCTGTCAAGCTAATCCTATTTTCGACAAAAAATACGAAACTGATATTTGAAATATGTCTAAACTTCGCATCTTGATCGCGCTTTTTGTTAATGTGGAGTGTATTGGAACTCACAAAAGCAATTCTGTTGGTGATCTCATAGATAAAATCGACATTCTGCCGGATATTATACTCTCGCCTGAAATAGTCTCTCTTGAATGGCGTATCCAATTTGAAATCCGTGTTGACCTGTATCTGCCAACTGATAGGTCGGGAATACCGAATATTGACCGCCAGAGCAGGAGGAGGGCGTTCTGTGTCTTTATCCCTGGTCTGCAATTGATACTGAACCCCCGCATTGACATCCCAACCAAAAAACCGGTCGCTGATCTGCTCCTGTGTAAGTACCTCGCGCATGCGAAAGAGGCCAACAGGACCGATATTGCCGCCCCCGGTCACAAGGCCAGTTTTGTCGATTTCACTGCTCATATCTTCGTACCAGTAGTGCAGATAGGTACGATCGCCGTGAATATTGCGGTACTCATCTTCTTTTTCGATAATTTGCCCAAGTGCGATCATCGTGTCTTTGGGCAGAAAATCGCTAATAACGCCTTCTTCAAATAAAAAGTCTTCGATACGCACGGCTTTGCGCAGGGCGGTGGCATTGATAAATCGACCATAACCAAGACCTAAAATGACATCACTCTGCGGACGATCAAAGCCCTTACGCATCAAAGCATCTGGACTGACAAAATAGAAAAACTTATTGGTTTCCCGAAAATACTTTTGAACCTGTATATCGAGATTCATGTCATAGGTACCCGTGCGCTCGGAACCTTCAAATGAAAATTGGCGAAAATATGAAGCCGAACTGAACGCATCGATAAAATACGCAAAAGGCAGAGAACTGTAGAACTTCTTGTACACAAGGCCGATTTCGCCCTGTTCGTGTATAACTTCTTTGCCCTCAGTCGTAAAATTAAAACTCAACACGTCAATGCGTAGATTATCTACCCGGCTCACCGGCACCTGGTAGTCGGTAACCGAAACATTTTGCGCCTCTGCTGATGCTATAACCAGCAGCACGACAAGCATACTTGCCTTTAATAGAGATTGTGCATTCATGAGCAGCCTCCGCGTTGTGCTATTTGTCAGGCCAGCATATTGTCCCCAGGATGAACGAGTATGATATCCGTTCCTCATTCTGTATCCTCCGGATTCACTTCAACTGTGGGCCTTGGAATAATGAAGGTAATATCATCGTAATCCGCTGCGACAACCGTCTCCGTATTATCCGAATCGGTGAGCAGTGCTAAAAAATCGACTGGACGGGGATCACCACCGAACAGCCGCCGATAGTCTTGATATGCATCCACTTCTTCCCAAATCCATTTTTTTGAATCATCTGTACCGCTACGCAAAACAATGGTATATTGATTCCAACCCTTAATGACCGTGCCTTTGGGAAGTGTTGCACTCCAAATATATTTAAGCCTTTTGGCAAACATATTTGTTCCAAAGACCAGACGCACCGCAGCGGCACTGTCATTTTTGTCGTCGTCGGTTTCATCAGACCCTTCGGGCAATTGGTGTACGCGCCAGCGCCAGCGCAAATTTCGGAACAAACGCAAACTGACGTTGATTTCTCTGCCTCGAAACGTGACCTTTGCTTCTCTTCCAAAATCTACGGCACCGCCTTTTGTTTTCGCGCTCAGATAATGATTATCGACTTCTCTTAAAATCCGATAGTAAACATTTTCTTTTCTTGTTTTGCTATATCGCCGGCCCGATCGCCCCTGCCAGATCTCGTCGGGATAAGAATTCAAAAAATGAGGATAATCAAAAGCCTCAAGCACACGAGTGGAATCACCTGCAGGCGTGACCCAGTGGGCAGGGGGCTGCGACGGATCTGTTATTTTAAGTATTGTCGAGGGATCGAGACCTGGTTTGAGCGGATCAGCCATTACAGGATCAACAGCCGTAGAATCAACAGATACAGAGACAACCGGTTGGACACCCGTAGAATCGGGATTGGCAGCAAAGCATATGCTGTATCTAAGATCAATAACAAATACCGCGAGCACGCACAGCCTGAAAACCAGGTTTATCAAGTATATGCTGATAAAGTCAGTATGGGAACGCAATCCCATCATCCAACCCCGCCGTGACCAATAAAATACCGGCTTTTGTAAAGTTGATTTTCCACATTGCTGGTAACAGCCGATAGAAACCCAGAACGGGCTGCGGCAGCACCCCAATTGCCATATTTGTCAATGGCAATATAGGCCATCTGATAGGGGCGCGCAGAGGGAACGCGCGCAATGAGATATTGTACAACAGCTTCGCAGGCTTCCTGCGGTGATTTGCCATGCCGCATGTGTTCAACAATAGCAAACGACCCGCAGGTACGAGTAATTTCCTCACCGCGACCAGTGGCTGCGGCAGCACCTGCATCATTATCCGCATAAAGCCCCGAGCCAATAAGCGGTGAATCGCCGACGCGACCGGGCAACTTAAACGCCGCGCCACTCGTAGTACAGGCCGCCGCGAGATTTCCCTGCTGGTCAAGCGCGACAAGGCCAATGGTATCGTGGACATCTGCGGGAGGACCTGTTCGCTCCCTCTTCCACTTTTCCCAGGCTCTTCGCCCGTGCTCTGTAAGCATATTGCACTCTTCAAAGCCCTGTGTTCGCGCAAACTTCAAGGCACCATTACCCACGAGAAAAACGTGATCGGTTTTCTCCATCACGCACCGCGCCACAGCAGTGGGCGTGGCAATATTTCTAAGCCCGGCTACCGCACCATAACCGAGGGAGTGCCCGTCAACAACCGCGGCATCGACTTCGACCTCACCCTCGGCATTGGGATACCCGCCGAACCCAACGCTCTTGACCTCCGGGTCGCGTTCGGCCACCTCAGCACCCCGCACAACAGCATCGAGCGCAGAGCCACCGTTCTTCAAAATTTTCCAGGCGGGCTGATTAGCAGACAGACCAAAGCGCCATGTGGATATAACAATGGGAGACATCGCCTTCTTTCTATTTAAGAATTTTTCATCTATTCTCCCATCGCCCGATAAATCGCATTTCGCGTCCCATCGAGGTCAAAACACTCGTACTGATTGTCGTACATCACCCGCGAAGCAATATGCATCGCCTGCGATTCGGTCAGATAACCTTCTTCCACTTCGGCCTCGAGGGTTTTGTCAAGCCAGAAGCGGGTTTGAAATGCGTAGGCAGCGGCACTGGTGGGCCAGCGCGTATCGCCGCCAAAAACAAAGAGCTTATTGATGGGAGCACCGTGGATAAATCGGCGGACAAAATCGCTTGAAGCGTAGGGATTAATAGACCATGCCCAGCACAGGTCTGCCCAGACATTTTTGTAGTGCTTGGTCAGCGCGATGAGTTCATCGCTATAGGGATAGGCAATGTGCATAAGCACAAAGCGAGCGTCGAGATACCTGGCCAAAAGCGCGCAGAGATTGCCAGCTTTGATGCGGTCAACGGGCATGCGATTGTTGCCGGCGTAATAGCCCGTATGGATTTTGAAGGGCAAATTGTGTTCAATCGTCAATTCCACACCGCGTGCCCAGCACCAGTCGCCAAGGCACAATCGCATAGACTCGGAAACATTGTTATTCGAGCTAAGCGTCGCGTAAAGCGCGCGTTCGGCATCGCCGCGGGCGCACGCTTGCCAATTGAGGGTGCGATTGTACGCATGTTGGGCTTTAACAGCAATCGCACAAGGCGCGTGCTTTTCAAATATCGCCTCCATCGCCTTCTGAAGAGAATCGAGATCAACAACAGCAATACCAGTATCTTCGGCAATAGCTTCCTGGTCTATCTGCCCACTGCAAAACCCCGCCCACGAGAGATCGTAAAGAAAAAAGTCGGGACCTGATTCGTCGGGATCACAGGGCCAGGAAGAATCATCGGTTTGAATATGATCGAGATTTGCGACTTCGCGCAGCAAATTGTAGCGACCGCCGGGAGTACGCAGTTCGGTCAGTTTTTCCTGTGCGGGCGCGAGCACATCGGGTGTGAGTTCGTCAAAACCATAAACATCGGTGACAATGCGCCGCACGGCCTCGCCATAACCCGTGTACTGCGTGGCCTCCCACGCTGCGCGAACACCTTCAAAACGCCCGGCAAGGTCTGGATCTGACGCATCTGTGAGACGACGCAGAGCTTCCTGCGATGCACCAGCCGTAATGAGATCCGCAGGCACATAATTGCCAAAAAGGTCCTGTAATACATCGGGACCATCGTCGATCCAATCAGGCTCCCGACGCAGGTGTTCGTGCGTATCGCACAGCGCTGTTTGTTCAATATGTTCAGACAAGTTGGTAGTCATGGTATTTATTCCTTTTATCATCTCGCAACTTTCAACCAATATCCCCCATCCACACTCAACACTGTCCCTGTAATATAGTCGGCAGCATCGGAACAGAGAAACGCGGCGGCATTGGCAATATCTTCGGGCGTGCCCAGGCGCTTCCAGGGCAGCGTAGTAGCAGCCTCGCGGATTTGTTCTTCAGTCGCATATTGACGCTCGCCGGGCGTATCGATATACCCTGGCGTAATCACATTGGCGCGAATGCGGTGATCGGTGAGCTCATTGGCAATAGTCGCAGACATCTGATTGATCCCTGCCTTTGCCGCATTATAGGGCAACGAGGTCGAAAAGGGAATATTGGACAAAACAGAACTGATAAAGAGAATCGCACCCCCTTCGCCCTGTTTGACCATCTGGCGGCCGCCGGCCTGAGCCATGTGGAAAGCCCCCCAAAACGTGACATCAAGCGTGCGTCGTGCGCCATCCATTTCCAGATCGAGAAAAGGCTCGCGTTTGCTATAATACGCATTGGAAACCACAATATCGAGACGCCCAAATTGCTCAACCGTTGCGGCGACCATCGCATCCACTGCATCGCGGTCAGAGACATCTGCGCCATAGACGAGCGCGTCAGACCCCGCACTGCGAATCTCTTCAACGACCTCCTCTGCCTCGTCGGGATGCGTGCGATAATTGACCGCGACCTTTGCGCCCGAACGCCCCATCTGAAGGGCAATACCGCGCCCAATACCGCGCGACGCGCCAGAAATAAGTGCGACCTTTCCATCCAAATTGATATTCATAGAGAACTCCTTATTCAACTCACCCCGCGGGCAGACCCGTACCCGGCCACTGGTCGTCGCTGGAAGTAATATCCACAGTGATACCATCGGGATCCTCTACTTTGAACGCACCCTCTTCGAGCTTATCCGGAGCCAGGGGCTCTTTACCGCT
This Gemmatimonadota bacterium DNA region includes the following protein-coding sequences:
- a CDS encoding sulfatase-like hydrolase/transferase, with amino-acid sequence MPDKRPNILFVQTDQQRPEWVEMNPDIPVRTPHLRQLAERGVWLANAICPSPVCAPSRACLVAGQEYDRTRVWGNNTYAPDNMFKYHLCLRDEAGYYVMGAGKHHVGNNQSGSPPRFHCGVDGRQGMEAWGFSDAIFNAGLNQATILMRNNEMVPQDAYMAFLHARGLAEEHIADYARRSREGVWTATFPTTLPDDAYFDTWITNNALTLLDRAPDDRPWYLEVNLQNPHHPWDITESMHRWYREPPVEFPLPLFNTEDIAPETHQEVRRNWAATVEHLDSCLGRLVARVRARGDLDDTVIIFTSDHGEMLGDYDQWQKLSPLQASVGVPLVIAGPGVGAFGRDDAPMTTLDLTASFLDWAGLTPGDDLDSRSLVNYLGARARRHRDLVFSGLSAWRMVFDGRFKLVRGYDPAKRIGGDVFEPMHVPSDETERLQRERPQLLFDLQRNERDDVAAEFSQVFQRLSAALDEHLAH
- a CDS encoding type II toxin-antitoxin system HicB family antitoxin, with the translated sequence MKRNFRIIVERYADGYVGYPLGLKGVVVGQGDTYEEALADVKSAIRFHIETFGREALF
- a CDS encoding aminotransferase class V-fold PLP-dependent enzyme, encoding MTVPTYRSIGVRPLINCRGTYTIISGSLMLPEVCEAMMEAAKAYVHLDELMDAVGARIAELMQCEWGLVTNGCAAALTQVTSACVAGDDPDKIKQLPDTTGMKNRVLYQPGHLHIYTHAIRAAGVEMVEVEDHDALSLAIDDRTAMFAFFGDQTDHSDIPLEDVVAICHRKGVPVFVDAAAERPDVPNTYLQAGADVVAYSGGKCLRGPQSSGLVLGRKDILQAAFANGAPHHSLGRAMKAGKEEVMGLLAAVEKWVLRDHDAEWTEWEKWLQVIGSAVAELPSVTRRVRDPGRSNVAPILEVHWDRTVLPIAPEEVQQQLSDGDPRIEMFTHENGVEVMPYMMEQGEDVIVARRLREVLEGDRR
- a CDS encoding Nramp family divalent metal transporter; its protein translation is MPEESKTVQPSGEDENPDLYALDPRAVQEPPQGLRSTLKFLGPGLILVGSVVGSGEIILTTNLGSIVGFSMLWFVLVSCWSKNIVQAELARFSVASGEPFLHAFNRLPGKLPAFNGRKVSWYIYFWLLWIIPGQLISGGIYGGAGQAIHMALPSLGSEWWTVILAGTASVIILTGTYRFLERLMTVLVVMFTFITIACAVLLQLTEYAITWEEVRGGLTFGFPAFALLAALAMYGGTGVGSGEQMAYTYWCVEKGYARFSGPADQSNAWVQRARGWIRVMQTDVLLTLGLLTCATIPFYMLGAGVLYRLNKQPDGLETIPVLSNMYTQTLGEWAFWLFMVGAFFVLYSTAISGLGGGVRIFADGMSVMGLIERNDYKTRVRILRIWAVVSPLVTSLAYFFFQNPVWMLTIGHLFGAIKFPLIAGGTLYLRYRHLDQRLKPSLKTDLLLWFCFLLMIGLAIYILYTRYFA
- the infA gene encoding translation initiation factor IF-1 translates to MAKEEKVVLEGTIVDILPDGQYKVEIEGGHQILGYTSGKMRRFNIRIVVGDTVTIETSPYDLNRGRITFRDSGTGGPPPPSTQGGGSRRPGRGGRSRSRRRR
- a CDS encoding DUF3047 domain-containing protein; this translates as MINLVFRLCVLAVFVIDLRYSICFAANPDSTGVQPVVSVSVDSTAVDPVMADPLKPGLDPSTILKITDPSQPPAHWVTPAGDSTRVLEAFDYPHFLNSYPDEIWQGRSGRRYSKTRKENVYYRILREVDNHYLSAKTKGGAVDFGREAKVTFRGREINVSLRLFRNLRWRWRVHQLPEGSDETDDDKNDSAAAVRLVFGTNMFAKRLKYIWSATLPKGTVIKGWNQYTIVLRSGTDDSKKWIWEEVDAYQDYRRLFGGDPRPVDFLALLTDSDNTETVVAADYDDITFIIPRPTVEVNPEDTE
- a CDS encoding N(4)-(beta-N-acetylglucosaminyl)-L-asparaginase translates to MSPIVISTWRFGLSANQPAWKILKNGGSALDAVVRGAEVAERDPEVKSVGFGGYPNAEGEVEVDAAVVDGHSLGYGAVAGLRNIATPTAVARCVMEKTDHVFLVGNGALKFARTQGFEECNMLTEHGRRAWEKWKRERTGPPADVHDTIGLVALDQQGNLAAACTTSGAAFKLPGRVGDSPLIGSGLYADNDAGAAAATGRGEEITRTCGSFAIVEHMRHGKSPQEACEAVVQYLIARVPSARPYQMAYIAIDKYGNWGAAAARSGFLSAVTSNVENQLYKSRYFIGHGGVG
- a CDS encoding amidohydrolase family protein, whose product is MTTNLSEHIEQTALCDTHEHLRREPDWIDDGPDVLQDLFGNYVPADLITAGASQEALRRLTDASDPDLAGRFEGVRAAWEATQYTGYGEAVRRIVTDVYGFDELTPDVLAPAQEKLTELRTPGGRYNLLREVANLDHIQTDDSSWPCDPDESGPDFFLYDLSWAGFCSGQIDQEAIAEDTGIAVVDLDSLQKAMEAIFEKHAPCAIAVKAQHAYNRTLNWQACARGDAERALYATLSSNNNVSESMRLCLGDWCWARGVELTIEHNLPFKIHTGYYAGNNRMPVDRIKAGNLCALLARYLDARFVLMHIAYPYSDELIALTKHYKNVWADLCWAWSINPYASSDFVRRFIHGAPINKLFVFGGDTRWPTSAAAYAFQTRFWLDKTLEAEVEEGYLTESQAMHIASRVMYDNQYECFDLDGTRNAIYRAMGE
- a CDS encoding glucose 1-dehydrogenase, whose translation is MNINLDGKVALISGASRGIGRGIALQMGRSGAKVAVNYRTHPDEAEEVVEEIRSAGSDALVYGADVSDRDAVDAMVAATVEQFGRLDIVVSNAYYSKREPFLDLEMDGARRTLDVTFWGAFHMAQAGGRQMVKQGEGGAILFISSVLSNIPFSTSLPYNAAKAGINQMSATIANELTDHRIRANVITPGYIDTPGERQYATEEQIREAATTLPWKRLGTPEDIANAAAFLCSDAADYITGTVLSVDGGYWLKVAR